The following proteins are co-located in the Synchiropus splendidus isolate RoL2022-P1 chromosome 14, RoL_Sspl_1.0, whole genome shotgun sequence genome:
- the ada2a gene encoding adenosine deaminase 2-A, which yields MSDGHRRPLVALTLLLCTRMAVLAAPDPKVREALIQQELDMQTGGEVMLNDVEKVLDARLSKMKQEEHQRAEFLPSLHFFKARERIRASPIYSLLQKMPKGGALHVHDFSMIDPGWLVKNVTYRPHCYMCFTDNKSIRFIFSSQAPKAHTKCSPWTLMEELRDKTANVTDLDSSILGNLTIFTDKDVEQVFPNQDVVWDRFERAFDALWGLVTYAPVFKEYYYRGLTEFYLDNVMYLELRALLPEIYELDGSTHDRSWTLKTYQDITRRFTAEHPDFFGTRVIFTIHRGVNTSMMENAVEEALKLQRDFPIFMAGFDLVGREDSGQPLWYFRDALSMPAERGVALPYFFHAGETDLQGTTVDQNLLDAILMNTSRIGHGFALLRHPVAKDLSRKQGVAIEVCPISNQVMKLVSDLRNHPAAVLMSENHPLVISSDDPGMFGSSGLSDDFYEAFVGLGGLRSNLASLKELAVNSIRYSSLNQRQQEMALTVWQKKWEKFVLENAF from the exons ATGTCGGATGGTCAcaggcgccccctggtggcgcTCACTCTGCTGCTGTGCACGCGGATGGCTGTCCTGGCCGCCCCTGACCCAAAGGTGAGAGAAGCTCTCATCCAGCAGGAGCTCGACATGCAGACTGGGGGTGAGGTGATGTTGAACGACGTGGAGAAGGTGCTGGACGCCCGACTGTCCAAAATGAAACAAGAGGAGCATCAGAGGGCTGAATTCCTTCCCAGTTTGCATTTCTTTAAGGCCAGGGAACGTATCAGGGCTAGTCCCATCTACAGCCTGCTCCAGAAGATGCCGAAAG GCGGAGCTCTTCATGTGCACGACTTCTCCATGATTGACCCCGGTTGGCTCGTGAAGAACGTGACATATCGACCCCACTGCTACATGTGCTTCACCGACAACAAGTCCATCCGGTTCATCTTTTCTTCCCAGGCCCCTAAAGCACACACTAAATGTTCCCCATGGACCTTGATGGAGGAACTGAGGGACAAAACGGCCAATGTCACTGACCTGGACAGCAG CATCCTGGGAAACCTGACAATCTTCACCGACAAAGATGTGGAGCAAGTTTTTCCAAACCAGGATGTGGTGTGGGACCGGTTTGAGCGGGCCTTTGACGCCCTCTGGGGTCTGGTCACGTATGCCCCGGTCTTCAAAGAGTACTACTACCGAGGCTTGACCGAGTTTTACCTGGACAACGTCATGTACCTGGAGCTCCGTGCTCTTCTGCCTGAG ATCTATGAGTTGGATGGAAGCACACACGATCGATCCTGGACTCTGAAGACCTACCAGGACATCACCAGACGCTTCACAGCAGAGCACCCAGACTTCTTTGGAACGCGTGTTATTTTCACTATTCACAG GGGAGTAAATACGTCGATGATGGAGAATGCGGTGGAGGAGGCGCTGAAGCTCCAGAGAGACTTCCCAATATTCATGGCTGGCTTTGATTTG GTTGGTCGTGAGGATTCAGGGCAACCGCTGTGGTACTTCAGAGATGCTCTGTCGATGCCTGCAGAAAGGGGAGTCGCACTTCCCTACTTCTTCCACGCAGGAGAGACCG ATCTGCAGGGCACCACTgtggaccagaacctcctggaCGCCATCTTGATGAACACTTCAAGAATCGGACATGGCTTCGCTCTGCTGCGCCACCCGGTGGCCAAAGATCTCTCAAGGAAGCAAGGGGTCGCCATAGAGGTCTGTCCCATTTCCAACCAG GTCATGAAGCTGGTCAGTGACCTTCGAAATCACCCAGCAGCCGTGCTGATGTCAGAAAACCACCCGCTGGTCATCAGCTCCGACGACCCCGGCATGTTTGGCTCCTCCGGCCTCTCCGATGATTTCTATGAAGCCTTCGTTGGCTTGGGTGGGCTCCGATCAAATCTGGCCTCCCTCAAAGAGCTGGCCGTCAACTCCATCAG GTACAGTTCTTTGAACCAGAGACAGCAGGAGATGGCTCTCACTGTCTGGCAGAAGAAATGGGAGAAGTTTGTCTTGGAAAATGCCTTTTAA